From Candidatus Neomarinimicrobiota bacterium:
TTTCTATTATAACTATTATGTATATCAATACGCTACTTCATTTACCGCATCAATATCACTGTCAAAAGATATTTTAGAAGGAAATCAAGAATCTATCAAAAGATATATAAATTTCCTTTCATCAGGTGGATCAGATTATCCAATAAATCTCCTCAAAAAAGCAGGTGTCGACATGACTTCCGATGAACCATTCAACAAGACCATGGAATTTATGGACTGGGCTATGGATGAGTTAGGAAAAATAATAAACCAGTAAAATAAACCTAGTATTATGATTAAAAAGCATATTAAAGCGTAAGAAAGATCAAAAATGAAAATATACCAGTTAATCTTTTTTATTCTTGTTACATTGATTATTTTTACATTAGCCAATTACTACGTCATTAAAAAAATTTATAACACTACGGGTCAAAATATTGCTATATTGATAATTTTAATAATCCTTGCAATCTCATATCCAGCAGGGAAAATAATAGAAAGGACGATATCCGGCTTACTATCAAGACCAATTACCTATGTTGGTGTTCATTATATTGCTTTTTTGTGAATGTCTTTTTTATGTTAATTTTATTTGAAGTTATAAGACTATTTTTTTAATAGTAACAAATAGCACATTCACACAACTACATTTAAAGTTTTACAATACCTTTTTCAATGTTACACCATTATTAACAGCAATACTTATAACTATTTTAGGTTACCTTAATGCCTTCCAAATAGAAGTAAAGCATCTAAAATTGGATATATATAAAAACATAAAAGGCATTAACAGCCTGAAAATAGCTTTTTTGAGTGATCTTCATCTGGGGCTAACTGTTTCAAAATCCCATCTTGAAAAAATAGTAGAAGAGATAAACACACACGACCCGGATTTAGTTCTTATAGCTGGCGATTTGATTGATGAAGATATTTTCTACATTGATGACAATATCCTAAAACCTATTACAAATCTAAAGCCGAAATACGGAATATACACCTGCCCCGGAAATCATGAATATTATGCCGGTTTCAAAAGATCTATGGATTTCATTAAAAATAATAATATCAACGTTCTCACTGATGATGTACAACTGATTGATAATAAATTTTACATAGTTGGAAGACATGATAGAGCATCTACTCAAATGGGAATATCAAGAAAACCATTATCTGAAATTGTTAAATATATTGATAATCATAAACCTATAATTTTATTGGATCATACACCCACGGGATTAGATGAAGCCTCCAGCTTGAATATCGATCTACAACTCTCAGGACATACGCATCATGGACAGATATTTCCATTTAATTTTATTACAAGTCTGGTCTACAAGAAAAGCTGGGGGTATTTAAAAAAGGGTAATACCCATTTCTATATTTCAAGTGGTACTGGTGTCTGGGGACCACACATCAGAACTGGTAGCAACTCTGAAATAATCATAATAAATATAAATTTTAAAGCAAAATGAAACATAGATAAATTGACTTCATTTAAAGCAGTGTCATTATGAATTTATTCTAATTATGATTAAATTCTTTAGCTCTTTGAGGGGGCGAATGGATTCGACGGGATTGAAGGTGTAATAAACGGCGTGCCGTGGTTTCTCGGGAGTCCACGTAAAACAAACCTGAGGTTGGATAAGTGCCAACTACAACTACGCTGTTGCCTAAATTATAGGCAACCGTCCTTTCTGATCTTGCCTGCGGGTCAGAAAAGGGCGTCATTTAGCAGGCTAGTCCATTGCCTTTTTTCGCCGGGTAATGGGCGAAATTTCAGGTGAAATAGCCTTTCCGGAATTTGCCCGTTGATGAAGGAAAGGCGAAAACTTAACAATGGGCTACGCACGTAGAGGTTTATTCCACCTCTTTCTCGGACGAGGGTTCGATTCCCTCCGCCTCCACAATTTTAACTAAAAAGAAATGATAAATAATTTTCCCAGTAGTAATCGAAACTGTAGTTTCTTATTATTTTATCGTGGAAATTACTTATTCTATTTTGATTGTGCTCTAAAAACTTTAGAATTCGATTCGCATTATATACAGGGCTTTCATTAAAAGGGAGATAAATTACGCCATCTTTTGTGATTTCTTTGAAAACCTGCAAATCACTTGAAGCAATAGGAATCCTTGCAAGTCCACCTTCAAGAATTGTCATTCCAAACCCTTCGTCTTTACTTGTTATGAGGACAAGGTCACCGGCAAAATATAAGTCACGAACAATCATATTGTTTTTTTCTGGGGAAATATTAAGCTCCTTCATCAAATCGTTAAGAAACAAAACATTCTCATTCATACCTTTCTTATTAACTAATTTTTTTATTTCCCTGTAATATTCTTCACTATCGTCATCAATTACCAAACCTGTTATCAATAATATAACATCTGGATAGGTTAATTTAATTGATTCAATTATTTCTATAGATCTCTCAATGTTTTTTCTAACAAGAAACCTGACAGGAGATACGATAAAAGGGAATCTTGTTCTAATATCAACTCTTTCCAGTATTCCGTGTGTTTCGTCGCAGAATTTATAAAAGTCTGCATAATCAATCATATTCGGAACCACAATTATATCTTTCTTACTCAGTCCCATTATTTCAACCATTTGTCTCCGTCTTACTTCAGATATAGTTATATACTTTATGTTAGGACTGGTGAGTGCCTCTTTTAGCAAAACCCATGGACGCCTGTTATATAATCTACTCCTATACTCATCCATTGCCCATGCAAGGTCATGCACCCATATATAAAATTTTTTACCTGGATTTTTCTCTATGAAATTAAATAAAGCTTCCGTCAGTATAAGATTATTGGGCATAGTCATTACATTATGAATAATAATATTTTGTATGTTTCCTATTTCAGCTTCAACTTTACGCTGAATCTGTGATAATCGATATTCATAGTTTTCTGGCAGTGACCCAAGTTTCAATACGCGTTGAATATTCCGTATTGCAGAGTGGTTGGGACTAAATTCAGGGACAATACTCGTTTTGATATTATGGTCTTCTATTTTACCCTCACCTGCCAGAAGGGTAACCAGATAACCTTTTTTTGCAAATAGTTCTGAAAATGGTTTAAGTAAAGTTTCAACACCCCCTACAACGGGTGGTAGTGTATAATGAATTATTAAAACCTGCTTCATCGAATCCTCCCTACAATTTCCAAAAGGAATATAAACAAAAATCAACTATTATGCACATATAAGAAGTTTATTGTACAAAGCAATAGAATTCTGTTGAAATTATAAAGCATAGATAAAGGTACCGCATTTTATATTTTACATTTTGATTTATCATAGATTTCTATATATTCGTTTAATACCTTCTAAGATAATAATAAAATCATAATTTTATTTACCTGTTTCTCATCTATTCATACAAGGTTATCGTTTTGGAAATTTATGTGAATATCCAGAATTTGGGGCTTCATAGCAGATTAGTGAATGGGAAAAATGAAGGGACTTGCTGATTGTTGGAGATATCCTGATTATTTCTCTGCTTAAACTCTTCAATTTCCCTAATATCAGGAAAATAAAAAAAACTTGCTAAACATAGTAATTTGTTCCTATATTTAAAAAAATTGTAAGGTGATGTTTAAATTAATAATAATATAATAGCATATAAAAAATATGGGTGAATAAAAGAAATTATTCCAAATAGTAACTTTCAATTAGGAATTAGGAAGAGATATTTTATATTAGTTCAGAAAGTATAAACTCGGAGCAAATGAATGGGTGTCTACTCCGGATAGGGCAAGAAATAATCTCAAAAGAGATTATTATCAGTCAGACCAAAAAATAATTAGAAAATTCATTAAATCAAATTGAGAGGAGAAAAAGATGAAGCACTTCAAAAATGTTTTAGTACTATCAATACTTTTCATAGGTATTGTATCAATGCTTTGGATTATAGGTTGTGAAAATGAAAGTTCAGTAACTGATTTTCAACAACAGGAATTCTCTAACCCTTATAATTGTGTCGGCAAACAACATAATGAGGGACTAGCCTATGTTTATGATAATCTTAAAACCATAGAATTGACAAAGGAAAATTTTCTTGATGCTTCAATTATCCAAATCACTAATTATCTCCAATTACATGGATTCTCAGATGTAGATTATTTTATAAATCTTGGAGTTAATATCGCAAAATATCATAATAGAACGTTTTGCAAAGCTACTTCAACATGGGATTCGGCTTTAGACTCGGTGATAGAAACCAGTGGATTTTCAGATAGGCAAAAATTCTACCTTCGTAGATTAGATGAAGTTTCTGAAATGGATATTCCTATTGAATTAATATCTGATTCACTTAATTTGATTGGAGCGCAAGCATATACTGAATTGGGCGATAGTT
This genomic window contains:
- a CDS encoding metallophosphoesterase, whose translation is MDIYKNIKGINSLKIAFLSDLHLGLTVSKSHLEKIVEEINTHDPDLVLIAGDLIDEDIFYIDDNILKPITNLKPKYGIYTCPGNHEYYAGFKRSMDFIKNNNINVLTDDVQLIDNKFYIVGRHDRASTQMGISRKPLSEIVKYIDNHKPIILLDHTPTGLDEASSLNIDLQLSGHTHHGQIFPFNFITSLVYKKSWGYLKKGNTHFYISSGTGVWGPHIRTGSNSEIIIININFKAK
- a CDS encoding glycosyltransferase family 4 protein, producing MKQVLIIHYTLPPVVGGVETLLKPFSELFAKKGYLVTLLAGEGKIEDHNIKTSIVPEFSPNHSAIRNIQRVLKLGSLPENYEYRLSQIQRKVEAEIGNIQNIIIHNVMTMPNNLILTEALFNFIEKNPGKKFYIWVHDLAWAMDEYRSRLYNRRPWVLLKEALTSPNIKYITISEVRRRQMVEIMGLSKKDIIVVPNMIDYADFYKFCDETHGILERVDIRTRFPFIVSPVRFLVRKNIERSIEIIESIKLTYPDVILLITGLVIDDDSEEYYREIKKLVNKKGMNENVLFLNDLMKELNISPEKNNMIVRDLYFAGDLVLITSKDEGFGMTILEGGLARIPIASSDLQVFKEITKDGVIYLPFNESPVYNANRILKFLEHNQNRISNFHDKIIRNYSFDYYWENYLSFLFS